The Brachypodium distachyon strain Bd21 chromosome 4, Brachypodium_distachyon_v3.0, whole genome shotgun sequence nucleotide sequence TCTGCAAAACATTTTCCTAAACTTTGAttactgcaatttttttgtcaCGAAAGTGTCTCATCCTACCAGAACCGAACCATTCCACAAAAATCTACATATTAGAACCTACgctatcaaataagtatactagaGTAAGAAGCAGCAACAGAGGTAGCACATAGTTGTTGCTGTCAAATGGCACCAATTGtattttgttatttctctttagaaatagcaaaatgCTCTTGAAAATATGCAATGGCACCGGTAAAATTTAAAGTGGTAAATGCACCGTCGGTCTATTAATTTGGCGCGTATGTGCAGATTAGTCACTGTACTTGCAAAATGCTAAATTCGAGTGCAACAACTTGGCACGTATGAGCGCATGAGGTCAACAATATGAATCTGTAGGCTTGGACGCTGACATGGACGACCACGTGGACATGTGGCCATGGAATATTTACAAATAGGCCCTCCTTTTCTGGTCTCAACATGTAACACATCATCTTCACCACATCCTCAAACACAAGGCCGTCCGTGGCCACGGCGTGCTTGTCGGTGAGCCTGCATCGAAACCCGATAGTGAGCACTCCAAGAAGGCGTCCTGCAGCGACTTCGTCCCGAAGTTGGCGGTGAAGGAGGCAGGTGACCGGCGTTCTGACGATGGAGCCCTATGCCTACAATGTACTCGTTGAGCTTGCAGTACTTGCGTCGGAAGATATAGGTAAATGCGATGCTGCGGAGGTAGTTGGACTCGATGTCGACTCACTCGAGCGCCGTACCCGTCTTCTCTTTCTCTGCCAAGCGGCCCCCACCCGCGTCTTCCCCACTGTGCACAACGTCATTCCCACGTCACCCTGACTTGCCTCTGTCCCGTCCATGGCCGGACAGGCGTCACTGTTCCTCCCGTCCCCTCGCTACCCTCCCTTCTTATCGCTCCCCCCGGCCTAGTCCTCCTCCCGAGCGCCCCATCTGCCCCCATCTTCTtttctccccttcctctcccccgAAGCTCTATGTCTCTCTTCTGCCTCTCCCTACCGTAGCTGCCGCCCATCTCCAATTCTGGCATGAAGCCGACCGCAACTCCAGCGCGCATGCAGGCCTGCGTCGCCGCGCATCTCCTGGACGTCCCGTGCACCGCTCGTCTTCCCCGCCCGCTGCCGCACTCACATCCCTTCCTCCAAAGCCTCCCCTGCATCTCCGTTCCACGCGAGAGCATCTCGGTGATAATATGCCTGTCGATGCGATGCTGCAGAGGAGCTTCAGGAGGCGAAGGAGCAGAGCCAGGAGGTaggcggcgaggtcgggcgTTGGGGCCAAGGAGTCTGGGTCTGCGGAGGAGTCTGGGTCGTGCACGCAGCGCAGTGCGGCCGTGACAAGCCTGGGACACCTCGGGCTAGGGATTTTGAGGAGGAAAGAAGGGAAACATCGCTTTTTTATTTGTCGTGATTTTGCAATTTATCCCCTCCCGTATTAATTCAGGGTGTTCTTTGTAAATAAGTCGAATCGTTTTTGTTCACGTCAGCGTTGAAACATACGAATTCGTATTTTTGACCGCGCACACTCATACATGCTAAGTTGTAACACTCGAATTTAGCATTTTGCAAGTACGGTGACTAATCTGCACATACGCACCAAGTTAATAAACTGATGGTGCATTTACCTCAAATTTAAAAAGTGTTGTGTATTTTGTTTACTTTATCCCTGCTACTAAGAACTTAATCGGTTTTAATCGGACTACTTTATTTCGACCAAACAACACGATGTGCTATTCTTATAAAGAAGGTCGACAAAGTCGACCGGGAGCAAAGGgtatagaaaagaaaagagggaaaggaaaaaaaaactgaaacacTCAAGGCACAGAGGGAGCATTCTTGTTTTAATCAAGTTACTTAGacttgtagatgttggtacatttttctataaactcaATCAAACTACGAGAATTTGGATTCACATAAATCTATAACATCTTATAGTTTGGAAAggagagggagtagcattctACAGTGACTTAGCTTAGTTTGGCATTGCTAAACTGTGTtatgctgaacttattttataatctgatACGAAAAGATACAtacgaaaacaaaaaaagttggttagccaaacaaaaaatagccAAAACTTGAATGAAAAtgctggattatcataatcaaCGTTAATGCCAAATGCAGCCTTATTCGATGGATTTTATTATGATGTACTCCTAGTGAGTACGACCTCCCATTCTGTCTAATTGGACCAATTATTTCTTCACCTACTGAGTGCTACCTCACATTCTGGGCGTCTCATTGGACCAATGAATTCTTCAGTGGCATAAGACAAGAGTTATTCCGTTTGAGTACACAATGATCATTTTGATCACACGCAAATCGACAGGAGCATGCACTGACTGGCCGATGAACGAAGACTGTCCTGACAGTAAACAGGCACGCACGACCGTTTATTACAACGTCCTCAATCACTTGCATAAATACAGCATCGGCTAGCTTCGTCCGACAGTTCACAGGAATTACCTCCGATCACTAGCTAGATTTGATTTCATGGCTTGTTCCAGCTTGTGCGCTCTGCTgccgcccctgctgctgctggcggtgGTCgtcggcacggcggcggctcggggcgGTGATGTCGGCAGGACCCGCTCACCGCCGGTTTTAGACCGGTGAGGCTGACGGAGTCGCAGTTTATCGTGCAGAAGCCTTACGACGTGACCCTCGGGGACCGCTACGAGCACACCGGCGACGTGCGGCGGATGTGGGTCTTCTCCACGGACAAGTCCATCCGCAGAAACCACCCTGGCGGGGCCCGCACCGAGACCAAGATCAATGTATCGCCGCACTCTCtctatatttctttttcttcatgaAAACCTTGTCAGGTGGGCAGGGTGCTAATTCCTTTCGTGACCGACTCGACTCTCGACCTGCGTGCTTGTAGGTGGTGTACAGGTCAGGGGTGTGGCAGTTCACCGGCGAGGTGTACGTGCCGACAGGGACATCCGGCGCGTCCATCATGCAGATATTCGGGGCGAAGCCGGAGCGGCAGGCGACGACGCTGATGCTGCACGTGTACGATGGCCAACTAACCTTCTACCACGACCTGCGGAGGGTGCTCGCCGATGACATCTACGACCGGTGGGTCCGGCTCAACGTGGTCCATGACATTGCCGCCCGCAAGGTCACCGTGTTTGTCGATGGCACCGAGAGGCTTCAGTCGCCAGGCCATGGGTCGCAGGACGCCCCGCACTACTTTAAGTTCGGAGTGTACAAGCAGTCGCACCACCAACCGTCGCACCGCATGGAATCTCGGTGGAGGAACGTCCAAGTCTTCACCAAaccatgaagaagaagacggcaGAAGCGATATGATGGTACATTTAAAAATATGTTACGTAGTAGTTTGAACCGTATTCGTCGAGGGTAATTATTCGCGACTCAATCTTAACTAAATATGTATGAGCTTTTTGTACATTTGCGCCCGTTTAATTAGTAGTCTTATGTTTGGGCTAGTCATGATGGTGTGACGTTGttgggatggatggatcggtGAGCATGAGATGATCCAGCCTTCGTTGCCCTCTTGGTATACCAGATAGCACAAAAATGTTCTGTTTTCAATCTGAAAAAAAAGTCCTCTTTTGAACAAAACTCCTGCAAATTCAACAAATGCCACTGTCAAACTCTGTTTGCAAATTGGCAGTTGTACTGAAGACCTCCCGGCCACCGCCagcgggcggaggaggcagAAAAAGAACAATTCGCATCGTCTAACCGATGAGGACGGAGGCAGGACATGCATCTTCTATACGTCAAGATGCCACCACGAAGAACACACAAACTTAATCAGAAttcaaaaaatagcaaaactgaTGTCAGACGTTGATCCGTGGTACCTCCCATCTCTCAACGCCGAATCGGCAGtgagagacgaggggaaccacTGGAAATCGAAATTTTCTTCAACAgcgacggctagggtttccaTATACGAGCACGTAAGTAATAAGTACGAGGATAAAGTATGATGACACTGCACGAATTACAGGAGCTGATAATTAGATCAATTTGCAGTCAACACTAAATATCAGAGATGATTTTGTTAGCAGGCCCGAGACTTGTCGCATGCCTAATCCAAACTCAAGGCATTGCTCGTTGGGCTGGACACGATTTCAGCGAACACGCTGCAACTTCATTCTGGGCCGGTCGGTAGGAGTATGCAGATCAGCATTTGTGCCCACCctcccctcaaaaaagaaaaaagcaatTGTGCCCACCGCAGCAGTTGATTGGGCTCCCGCGGCCCAACATGTGCCATTAGCTCCACAAGTGCCGCCGCACCCAGTATAAAAGTGTACTACTGtcccctcaaaaaagaaaaaaaaagtgtgctAGCCTCGCACAAATAATCGTTTCTCAGGTCTTACTTACCCGTAGTAAAATCAATAATGCTACACGTACAGGCAATTTACGGAATGTTACGGGCTGAGTAGGAAAAAAAGTACTACGTGGCGTtgaagtaaaagaaaaacgaaaaatACTAAATAAAAAGACAGTTCCGCTAATTAAACAACTCTCCTGTCTTTCCGTTCAGATTGACCAGGGCGCCGCCTCCCTTCATGCGATGAGAACTGCGCCATCTCTACTAGCACGACCGACTGCCGTCTTTTTCCGTATAAATTTCAATACCTGTTGATCGATCGACAGATCATCTATCTAGGAGCGGCGACGAGTTGCTTGTCCTCGTTCAGATTGACCAGCGACGCGACGAGCACCTCGGTGATCGGCGGCCAGCGGTTTGTTTCACGGTTTGTTCCTCCTTTCGTGTTTTCTTGTATCGCTTTCAACGCTTGATGATCGATCGACATTGCCGTTGATCATGTGTACAGAAGCGATTACAGTAGCTTGTCCTCGTTCAGATTGACCAACGCCGTGCACCTCGACGAGCAGCGGCGAGCGCTTTGTTCGACGTGCACTGGCAAGACGGCGAGCGACAACCTCAGATTGACCAGGGCTGCAAACAGGTACATCTTCAACATTAGCATTAGCAGGTAATTATAGTATTTATGTAATCGTTTTTGCATCTTTCATCTGGTTTTATTGATCACACTTAGCATAATATCGTTAATGTTTTAGCTCTTTATGTTTTGTAGGAATGGATGATCAAACTGGTAATGTTCATGAATCAAGTGACATGTCCATTTCAAGCGATGATGATGGCATTgagcaacaaaagaaaaacaacgtGAGAGTTGAAGAGAACCAAGGTGAACCTCAAGTAGATGTGATACTTGAAGATCCTGAATTGGGGATGACCTTTGATACTGAGAATGATGTGCGACAGTACTACAAAAATTACGCTAAGGCTAAAGGGTTTGGTGTGACGAGAAGAAGCTCAAACAGAGATGATAATGGACAGCTAAAGTATCTAACACTTTGTTGCTCTTGTCATGGTAAAACAGAGTCCAACTCAAAGAATATGTTGAAGCCAAATCCAACTGCTGGGTTAGGATGTAAAGCTAAAGTTAATATTGTTCGTGGTCCAGATGGAACGTTTCATCTTTCAACGGTCATTTCAGATCATAATCATACATTAAGTCCACATACATCTCGGTTATTTAGATGCAACAAAAGGTTGAACTTTAATGTTAAGCGAAGGCTTGAGTTGAATGACCGGGC carries:
- the LOC100824831 gene encoding citrate-binding protein, with amino-acid sequence MWVFSTDKSIRRNHPGGARTETKINVVYRSGVWQFTGEVYVPTGTSGASIMQIFGAKPERQATTLMLHVYDGQLTFYHDLRRVLADDIYDRWVRLNVVHDIAARKVTVFVDGTERLQSPGHGSQDAPHYFKFGVYKQSHHQPSHRMESRWRNVQVFTKP